TCGAATTAATTTTTCATGAGCGAAGAACAGAAAAAACAGGACGCGGTCGCGGCGGAAGCTCCGGTCGCAGAAGTTCAGGCCGCCGAGCCCCAGAAACCCTCGTCTCCCTCCGCCAGCGACTTGCTCGCAACGGAAATCGGCGAAATCAAGGTTCGCAAGGCAAAGGGCAGCAAGAACGTCCACTCGGGCGTCTGCCACATCAACGCGACTTTCAACAACACAAAAGTCTCTTTTACCGACGCCGCAGGCAACGTCATCAGCTGGTCGAGCGCGGGTAAGATGAGCTTCCGCGGCTCGCGCAAAAGCACGGCATACGCCGCGCAGGTCGTCACGCAGGACGCGGGCAAGGTTGCGATGAGCCACGGCATGAAGGAACTCGTCGTGAACGTAAAGGGTCCCGGTATGGGTCGTGATTCGGCAATCCGCTCGCTCCAAGCGATGGGCTTTGTCGTAACGGCTATCGTGGACGTTACTCCCGTTCCGCACAACGGTTGCCGCGCTCCCAAACGCCGCCGCGTATAATCTCAATTTTAGGAGAATTTTACAATGTCTCGTTATACAGGACCTACAACAAGAATCAACCGTCGCTTTGGCATGCCGATTTTCGCGGAAAGCAAGGCGATGCAAAAGAAGCCCTATATCCCCGGTCAGCACGGCCCGCGTCTGCGCCGCCGCGTGACGGACTACTCGATGGGCTTGAACGAAAAGCAGAAGCTCCGCTTCATGTTCGGTCTGAGCGAAAAGCAGTTCCGTCTGACGTTCGAACGCGCAAAAAGACAGCGCGGCGTTACGGGTGAAATCTTCATGCGCCTGCTCGAACTCCGTCTGGACAACGTAATCTACCAGCTCGGTTTTGCCCGCAGCCGCAAGGCGGCTCGCCAGTTCGTGACGCACGGCCACGTTCAGGTAAACGGCAAGAAGGTTGACATTCCCAGCTTCACATGTCAGGCGGGCGATGTCGTTGAAGTTCGCGACCGCACGTCTTCGCGCCAGCTCGCGCAGCGCGCCATCGACGAATCGCAGCTCCGCGCAACACCCGCGTGGCTCGAACGTGCGGCTGAAGCCTTCAAGGGCACGGTAAGCCGTCTCCCGATTCGCGAGGAAATGGACCAGTCGATTAACGACCAGCTCATCGTCGAATTCTATTCGAGATAGTAATTAACAGATTCAGAAAACGGAGATCACCATGGCTAAACGACTCGGAAAGTTTGAACTTCCCAAACGTCTTGTCAAAGACGAAGCAAGTGCCACAAGCACATATGCAAAGTATGTCGCCGAACCCTTCGAAACGGGTTTCGGCCATACTATCGGAAACGCGTTGCGCCGCGTGCTTCTCAGCTCCATTGAAGGTGCGGCAATCAGCTCCATCAAGATTGACGGCGTAGACCACGAATTCCAGAGCGTAGACGGCATAGTCGAAGACGTGACGGACATCGTGCTCAACCTGAAAAAAATCAAGATTAAGAGCACCGCGCGCGAGAACAAGCGTCTTATGATAAATGTCGAGAAGGCGGGCGAAGTTACCGCCGCCGACATTCAGCCTGATGCCGATTTCGTAATCGTTAATCCCGAACAAGTGATTTGCACGCTCGACACGAAACGCAAGTTTGTTGCGGAAGTGGAAATTTCGAGCGGTCGCGGTTGGAGGCCTGCCGACGAAAACAAATACGAGGACCAGCCCATCGGCGTAATTCCCGTCGATTCGCTGTTCAGCCCCATCGAATTGGTCAAGTACTCTGTCGACGCAACGCGCGTCGGCCAGATGACCGACTTCGACAAGCTCACGCTCGAAATTTGGACGGACGGCAGAATCACTCCCGACGAAGCCCTTAAAGAGGCGGCGGTAATCCTCAAACACCACATCGACGTATTCGATAAGGTAAACGAACAGGATATCGAGTTCGAAACGGTCGGCAAGGAAGTCAGCGAGGAGCAGAACCGTCTCAGAAAGCTTCTGAACATGAGCGTAAACGAAATCGAACTTTCGGTTCGCGCGGCAAACTGCCTCAACAACGCCAACATCACCACGGTAGGCGAATTGGCGATGAAGTCGGAGCAGGAAATGCTCAAATACCGCAACTTCGGTAAGAAATCGCTCAACGAAATCAAGAGCAAGCTGGAACAACTCGGTTTGTCGCTCGGCATGAAAATCGACGAGCGCCTCATCGACTCAACAACATTATAATTTAAAAAAATAAACCACAATGCGTCATAATAAACACAGACATCAAATGGGCGTTAAGAAGGAACACCGCGCGTCGCTTATGGCGTCGCTGGCGTCCGCGCTTTTCCGCCACGACAGAATTGAAACAACGCTCGGCTACGCGAAAGCCCTCCGCCCCTTTGCGGAAAAGGTAATCACCCTCGCCAAGAAGGCAGCCGCAACCGAAGACACCGCCAAGAAGCTTCACCTGCGCAGAAACGCGCTCTCGAAACTTCGCGACGAAAGCGCGGTTCACTTCCTCTTTGCGGAAAAGGTTTCGAAGTTCCTCAACCGTCAGGGCGGATATATCCGCATCTACAAGCTTGTTCCCCGCAAGGGCGACGCCGCCGATATGGCGATTGTAGAGCTTATCGAAGCCGACGACGAGGGCTACAAGAAAGCTCCCGAAAAGGAAAAGAAAGCTCCCGCAAAAAAGGCGGCGAAAAAGACCGCAACTAAAAAGGCTGCGACC
The Opitutia bacterium KCR 482 genome window above contains:
- the rpsK gene encoding 30S ribosomal protein S11 gives rise to the protein MSEEQKKQDAVAAEAPVAEVQAAEPQKPSSPSASDLLATEIGEIKVRKAKGSKNVHSGVCHINATFNNTKVSFTDAAGNVISWSSAGKMSFRGSRKSTAYAAQVVTQDAGKVAMSHGMKELVVNVKGPGMGRDSAIRSLQAMGFVVTAIVDVTPVPHNGCRAPKRRRV
- the rpsD gene encoding 30S ribosomal protein S4; the encoded protein is MSRYTGPTTRINRRFGMPIFAESKAMQKKPYIPGQHGPRLRRRVTDYSMGLNEKQKLRFMFGLSEKQFRLTFERAKRQRGVTGEIFMRLLELRLDNVIYQLGFARSRKAARQFVTHGHVQVNGKKVDIPSFTCQAGDVVEVRDRTSSRQLAQRAIDESQLRATPAWLERAAEAFKGTVSRLPIREEMDQSINDQLIVEFYSR
- a CDS encoding DNA-directed RNA polymerase subunit alpha encodes the protein MAKRLGKFELPKRLVKDEASATSTYAKYVAEPFETGFGHTIGNALRRVLLSSIEGAAISSIKIDGVDHEFQSVDGIVEDVTDIVLNLKKIKIKSTARENKRLMINVEKAGEVTAADIQPDADFVIVNPEQVICTLDTKRKFVAEVEISSGRGWRPADENKYEDQPIGVIPVDSLFSPIELVKYSVDATRVGQMTDFDKLTLEIWTDGRITPDEALKEAAVILKHHIDVFDKVNEQDIEFETVGKEVSEEQNRLRKLLNMSVNEIELSVRAANCLNNANITTVGELAMKSEQEMLKYRNFGKKSLNEIKSKLEQLGLSLGMKIDERLIDSTTL
- the rplQ gene encoding 50S ribosomal protein L17, with amino-acid sequence MRHNKHRHQMGVKKEHRASLMASLASALFRHDRIETTLGYAKALRPFAEKVITLAKKAAATEDTAKKLHLRRNALSKLRDESAVHFLFAEKVSKFLNRQGGYIRIYKLVPRKGDAADMAIVELIEADDEGYKKAPEKEKKAPAKKAAKKTATKKAATKKAATKKTAKKVEEAGASEEAAAESKE